One Tubulanus polymorphus chromosome 5, tnTubPoly1.2, whole genome shotgun sequence DNA segment encodes these proteins:
- the LOC141906215 gene encoding telomeric repeat-binding factor 2-interacting protein 1-like, producing the protein MSSSQIFVDENGDALTFYIRPSKEKRRIRSLIVKNGGQLISNPGVDEGCIRLIEEGTLVIQKGNILSRFIDDCLKADRLLDKERYLIKDFGVARLHSVEDDDHGVSNSILTSTKEKVTLMAKCSGRKKYTYQEDMDIIRYLIKNKRYRDTKGNSVWKEMEEEQVQDGHYGGICMN; encoded by the exons ATGTCTTCATCTCAAATATTTGTTGATGAGAACGGTGATGCATTGACATTTTATATACGCCCTTCTAAAGAAAAGAGAAGAATTCGATCTTTAATCGTG aaaaatggTGGTCAATTGATTAGTAATCCCGGAGTAGATGAAGGCTGTATACG tCTTATCGAAGAAGGGACGCTTGTAATTCAAAAGGGTAACATCTTATCTCGGTTTATCGATGACTGCCTCAAAGCGGATCGACTGTTGGACAAAGAGAGATATTT aatcaaaGATTTTGGTGTTGCCAGATTGCATTCAGTTGAAGATGATGACCATGGTGTTTCAAATTCGATTTTAACATCTACTAAGGAAAAAGTTACGCTGATGGCTAAATGTTCTGG tcgAAAAAAATACACATACCAAGAAGATATGGACATAATCAGATATTTGATCAAGAACAAACGATACCGTGATACTAAAGGAAATAGTGTTTGgaaagaaatggaagaggaacAGGTACAAGATGGTCACTATGGTGGCATTTGCATGAACTAG